The proteins below are encoded in one region of Thermococcus sp. 21S7:
- a CDS encoding PrsW family glutamic-type intramembrane protease, which produces MLTPEKVIEYYFGIITVVGGLSVLLAVKYTLRRWRSFPKNGWKVGSFATALVGLIVASLLETPLLFLKTWIALAFAAGIIEESVKLLPMKFFERSPEWEKWRLVIGAGLFLGIIEGLMYTAGIFALNQPAYLVGVRIVLAGLHATWAAITIGFLLGERGWKRFTGLAFSMIAHALYDLPSLAMVDGYPGTVVAYLAGLSTGFLLVTPLMAKKAAEMAGRLVPEEGEGQDEVPENIEETEENEVTSSP; this is translated from the coding sequence ATGCTCACGCCGGAAAAAGTCATCGAGTACTACTTCGGAATTATAACCGTAGTTGGCGGTCTCTCCGTCCTGCTGGCGGTCAAGTACACCCTCCGGAGATGGCGCTCCTTCCCGAAGAACGGCTGGAAGGTGGGCTCATTCGCAACCGCCCTCGTCGGCCTCATCGTTGCATCACTCCTGGAGACACCGCTACTGTTCCTCAAGACGTGGATTGCACTGGCCTTTGCGGCCGGGATAATCGAGGAGTCGGTGAAGCTCCTGCCCATGAAGTTCTTCGAGCGCTCGCCGGAATGGGAGAAGTGGAGGCTCGTCATAGGCGCGGGGCTCTTCCTTGGAATCATAGAAGGTTTAATGTACACCGCGGGAATCTTCGCTCTCAACCAGCCGGCATATCTCGTTGGGGTCAGAATCGTCCTCGCGGGACTCCACGCCACATGGGCGGCCATCACGATCGGCTTCCTGCTCGGCGAGCGGGGATGGAAGCGCTTCACGGGGCTGGCCTTTTCGATGATAGCGCATGCCCTCTACGACCTCCCCTCCCTGGCGATGGTGGACGGCTACCCCGGAACCGTCGTGGCGTATCTGGCCGGACTCTCAACGGGCTTCCTTCTCGTGACACCGCTGATGGCAAAGAAGGCCGCCGAGATGGCCGGGAGACTGGTTCCAGAGGAAGGTGAAGGGCAGGACGAAGTGCCGGAGAATATTGAAGAAACGGAAGAAAACGAGGTCACCTCTTCGCCTTGA
- the pyrE gene encoding orotate phosphoribosyltransferase: MKGQLIDMFFSEEAILFGRFVLTSGRESDYYINVKKLSTNPGALRIIARLMAEKAKELGIEFDRVAGPELGAVPIATALSLETGKPLVIVRKKPKGHGTGSQIEGEVKPGEKILLVEDVTTTGGSVLRAAEVLEKAGAEIAAISVVVDREEGAGERIGGRYRFIPLVTVSELFARRGSAGVDE; the protein is encoded by the coding sequence ATGAAAGGCCAGCTCATCGACATGTTCTTCTCGGAGGAAGCCATCCTCTTCGGCCGCTTCGTTCTCACATCAGGAAGGGAGAGCGACTACTACATCAACGTCAAGAAGCTCTCCACGAATCCCGGGGCGCTGAGGATAATCGCGAGGCTGATGGCCGAGAAGGCCAAGGAACTCGGGATTGAGTTCGACCGCGTCGCCGGCCCGGAGCTTGGAGCCGTGCCGATAGCGACGGCCCTATCGCTGGAAACCGGAAAGCCCCTCGTCATAGTCCGCAAGAAGCCCAAGGGACACGGCACCGGGAGCCAGATCGAGGGCGAGGTAAAGCCCGGCGAGAAGATACTCCTGGTCGAGGACGTGACGACCACCGGGGGGAGCGTTCTGCGCGCGGCGGAGGTTCTGGAGAAGGCCGGAGCGGAGATAGCCGCCATAAGCGTGGTGGTCGACAGGGAGGAGGGCGCCGGTGAGAGAATAGGGGGGAGGTACCGGTTTATCCCCCTCGTCACGGTTTCAGAGCTTTTTGCCCGCAGGGGCTCTGCCGGAGTGGATGAATGA